The segment ATGGGGGTGTGGCGGATGTACCACTCGGTGGCGAAGAGCCGCTCTCGTGCATCCGGCGGCAGGGCGGCGATCAGACCCGGTAGGGCGCCCCGCTCCACCTCGGAGCGATGGGCCAGTACGGCGGCGATCTTCTGCTCGATCCAAGGGCCGACGTCGACGGTTGCGGTGACCTGTTCGTCCGGAACGCTGTACACCGCCTTGCGCGTACCGATCACGTCTCTCAGCGCCGGCACGGCCGAGTGCGGGTGCGTGGCCAAGTAGAGGGCGCGGGGCTGCCAGGGGGCACCGGCGTCCGGATAGAGCTGAGCGAGTCCGGCCGCCTGGGCAGCCAGCATGGTCACCCGGTGGGTGTGTACGTGGTCCGGATGGCCGGGCAGCCCGCCATAGGCGTCGTGAGTGACCATGATGTCCGGGCGGAAATCCCGGATGTGCGTCACCATCCGCCCCACCGCCTCGTCGAGCGGCGCCTCGCAGAACCGGACACAGCCCGGGGCCGAGTGCGGCACCCGCGCATCGGCGTAGCCGAGCAGCCGCGGCTTGCCCGCGCCGAGGATCCGCAGCGCCTCGGCCAACTCCTCAGCACGATGAGTGCCGTGGGCCCAGGTCGCCGTGACGACTGCGGTACGCGCGCCGTCAGCTGCGTGACGGGCGAGCGCTCCGCCCGCCGACAACGACTCGTCGTCCGGGTGCGCGAAGACCGCGAGCAAGCTCGGCGCCGACATGGGAAGACCACCTTCCGTGCTGGCAACGACGGATACCAGCTGACCTCATCGTCCGAACGTCGAGCGTACAGCCGGCCTCGCCGCGATTGTCGTGGCGAGGTCGAGTCCGAGGCGCGAAGAGACCGCGGGTGGCGGCGGCGCTGTGTCACCGGACGTACGGCCGTCGGTCGGGCCTGGGTGCGTAGCCCGGGGGCGGTCCGCGCCGAAGGGTCTGCCACGATGGCGCCGTGCTGTCCGAACTCGCTGCGCCGGAGCCCGTGACCGCCGAGCCGCCGTACTCGCTCGCGCCGGTCCTGCTCACCCAGAGCTGGCTCGATCTGGCGTTCCTGCACTGGGCCGTTGATCCGGCGGAGGTGGCTCCCCTGCTGCCGGCCGGGACGGTTCCGGACACCTTCGACGGAGCCACCTACGTCGGGCTGGTGGCGTTCCGGATGCATCGGGTCGGATGGTTCAAGCTTCCGGGTATCCCCTACCTCGGCACCTTTCCGGAGACGAATGTCCGTCTCTACTCGGTGGACAGCAGCGGACGGCGCGGGGTGGTCTTCCGGTCTCTGGACGCCTCCCGGCTGATACCGGTGGCCTTCGCGCGCGCCGTGGTCCGGCTGCCGTATCTGTGGTCCCGGATGTCCGTCCGGCACGACGGCGACACCGTCAGCTACGCCAGCACCCGGCGCTGGCCCGGTCCGCGCGGGGCACACTGCCGGATCACCGTGCGGAAGGGCGCTCCCGTGGCAGCGCCCACCGCACTCGAACACTTTCTGACCGCGCGCTGGGGCCTGCACCACACGGTTCACGGACGGCCGTCGTATCTGCACAACGCCCATCCGCGCTGGCCGCTGCACCGGGCAGAGCTGCTGCACCTCGACGAGAACGTGATCGCGGCAGCGGGCCTGTCCACGCCGCTGGGGCAGCCGGTCAGTGTGCTGTACTCCCCCGGTGTCCCGGTGACGTTCGGCCGCCCCACGCCGGGCGCCTGAGCCCGCTCCCCTGGCCGAAGGCACCTGCCGCTACG is part of the Streptomyces platensis genome and harbors:
- a CDS encoding YqjF family protein, whose amino-acid sequence is MLSELAAPEPVTAEPPYSLAPVLLTQSWLDLAFLHWAVDPAEVAPLLPAGTVPDTFDGATYVGLVAFRMHRVGWFKLPGIPYLGTFPETNVRLYSVDSSGRRGVVFRSLDASRLIPVAFARAVVRLPYLWSRMSVRHDGDTVSYASTRRWPGPRGAHCRITVRKGAPVAAPTALEHFLTARWGLHHTVHGRPSYLHNAHPRWPLHRAELLHLDENVIAAAGLSTPLGQPVSVLYSPGVPVTFGRPTPGA
- a CDS encoding PIG-L family deacetylase; translated protein: MSAPSLLAVFAHPDDESLSAGGALARHAADGARTAVVTATWAHGTHRAEELAEALRILGAGKPRLLGYADARVPHSAPGCVRFCEAPLDEAVGRMVTHIRDFRPDIMVTHDAYGGLPGHPDHVHTHRVTMLAAQAAGLAQLYPDAGAPWQPRALYLATHPHSAVPALRDVIGTRKAVYSVPDEQVTATVDVGPWIEQKIAAVLAHRSEVERGALPGLIAALPPDARERLFATEWYIRHTPMTVAAPQTALTV